The Thermovibrio guaymasensis genomic interval CCTTCCCTATATGGCTCAGGGAAAGTGGTCCGATACTGAAGCTCTCTGCTACAGGATTCTCAGAATTGACTACTACAACTACTACGGAAATCTTAGGCTCTCTTACGTTCTGAGAATGGAGGGTAAGCACTCCATTGCGGAGGCCGTTGATAGGAAGATGCTGTCTCTCTATCCTGCAGATGTTAATTTCCTCCTTGAGCTAGCTCTCTCTCTTTATCACCAGGGAAAAATTGCTTATGCTAAAAGTCTTTTTCAAGACGTTCTCATTCTTGAACCTGAAAACCTTCTAGCCAAAGATTATTTAAAAAAGCTTAATGAAAAACTTAAGACTGGTAAGGTGGAAGAGAAAGAGTAAATTAAGGGGGAATTACTCCCCCTTTAATCTTTTAATGGCTTTTAATCCTATATCCTTTCTGTAGTGCATTCCTTCAAAGTGAATCTTCTCAACTGCTCTGTAAACCCTTTCCCTTGCTTCGAAGATGTCTTTTCCAAGAGCTGTTACGTTTAAAACCCTTCCCCCGTTAGTTACTAACTTACCATTTTCAATCTTTGTTCCTGCATGGAAAACAACTACTGTAGGTATTTTTTCCGCCTCTTCAATTCCGGTTATTACTTTTCCCTTTTCGTATTTGCCCGGATAACCTTTTGAAGCAAGAACTACGCATATTGAAGTTTCCGGCTTCCACTTTAACTCATCAACCAGTTTACCCTCTGAAACGCTCATGCAAACTTCAAAGAGATCGCTGTCAAGTCTCCTCAGTATTGCCTGTGCTTCCGGGTCACCAAATCTTACGTTAAACTCAAGGACTTTCACCCCTTCGTCTGTAACCATTAATCCGGCGTAGAGGACTCCCTTGAAAGGATGTCCTTCCTTTCTCATTCCTTTTAGGATTGGCTTTATTACTCTTTCCTGAACTTCCCTTTCAAGCTCTTCCGATAGAACAGGTGCCGGAGAGTAGGCTCCCATTCCTCCGGTGTTTGGGCCTTTATCTCCGTCAAAGACGGCCTTGTGGTCCTGAGCCGTTGCAAGGGGAATAAACCTTTTCCCATCGGTTATTACAAGGTAGGAGGCCTCCTCTCCAAAGAGACAATCCTCTATAACTACTTTATCTCCTGCACTTCCAAATACCTTTTCTACCATTATCTTTTCTATAGCTTTTATAGCTTCTTCAACGCTTTTTGCAACAACTACTCCTTTACCTGCAGCAAGGCCGTCGGCTTTAACTACTATTGGAGCTCCCTTTTCCTCAACGTACCTCTTTGCCTCCTCTGGATTGCTGAAGACCTTAAAGTCTGCGGTAGGAACTCCGTACTTCTTCATCATCTCCTTTGCAAAGGCCTTACTTCCCTCAAGCCTTGCTGCCTGTTTACTCGGGCCGAAAATCTTTAGTCCTCTACTTTCAAATTCATCAACTATTCCGGCAACTAATGGTGCTTCTGGTCCTACAACTGTAAGGTCTATCCCCTCTTTCTCTGCAAAATCTGCAAGGGCTTTGATTTCTGTTACTGGTATGTCAATACACTGACCTATTTGGGCTATTCCCGGGTTTCCTGGAGCTCCGTAAACCTTACTGACTTTTCCACTTTGAGCCAACTTCCATGCTAAGGCGTGTTCCCTTCCTCCGCTTCCAACTACAAGCACCTTCATCCTTTAGCTCCCTGCAAAATTTTTTCAGCCAATTATCTTATATTGATTTCTCTTTATCAACTTCAAACCTTATCTCTACCCTTTCTAAAGGACTTTCTATTCCTTTTAAAGTCTTTATATATCCTTCAATGACTCCCCTCAAACTATCCTGAACGAACTTCTTAAGAGGGATTTTCTTCCCGTTTACAAGTAGTAAAACCCTTTCTTTCCTCTTTATAAACTTCTCCTCTATGAACTGGGCTACTTCTTCTGGTCTCTCTATAGAGAACCTCTTTAGTCCTTTTCCTTCTACTGGGAAATCAGAGACTACACCAATTACCCCTTCAAGTTCTCTGTAGAGGGCTTTATCCTTGAACTCTTTCCTTACAACCTCTATTTTTGGAACTTTAGATCTCTTAAACCCTTCACAGATTACAACGTCGTAGTTACTAAAGAGGAGGAATGATAAGTAGAGAGGGTCTCTATCCTCTAAATCCATAAAGAGGATAGCCCTTTCTGGCTCAACCAGTCCTACTGCTTCTGTTCCTGCCCTCTTATACTTATAGGTATCGCTTCCCTCTCTGTCCTTTATTAAACCTTTGTGTTTTGTTGATTTTAGAACGGCTACTCTGTATCCTTTCCTAGTGAGAATTTCAACGACTTTCGTTGCAAAGGTCGTCTTACCGCTGTTGTGGTAGCCGACAAAGGTTATTACAGGAACCATCACTCCTCCAAGATGTTGGAAATAACTATTGTGTCTCCCCGCTGTTTAACGACTATCCTGCAGTTACCTTGCCTTCTGGGATTTTTAAGGTCTTCGTACCTGCTAAGTATTTTCCTTACGTAGGCCTTGGTTTCTTTATAAGGGGGAACTCTCCTTCCGTACTTTTCAACAGCACTTTCCCCTGCGTTGTAAGCGGCAAGGGCTAACTTCCAGTCTCTATACTTGTTGTAGAGCTCCCTCAGATACTCTGCTCCTGCCCTTAGGTTCTCATCTGGGTCAAAAGGGTTTTTTACTCTAAACCTTCTGGCTGTTGCCGGCATCAGCTGGCACAGACCTAGAGCTCCCTTTGGAGAAACTGCTTTTGGGTTAAAGTTTGACTCTGCTCTAACTAGTTCTATAAAGAGTTTTTCAGGTATTCCGTACCTTTTAGCGTAGAGTTTTACCTTTTCAAGTATCCGATTTACATTCTTTGGCCTTTTAAATGTCTTTTCTCCGATTCCCGTTATGTAGATTACTCCGTTCCTCTCGTAGACTTTTATCCAACCAAAGCTCTTAACAGAAGTTAGAGTGTTTATCATTAAACTAGTTAAGAAGATACATAAGCTTAACCTCTTCAACTTCTCCCCTTAAGGCTTTAAAGATGTTCTTTACTGAGGAGCTCTCTTTTCCGACTACCCTCTCAATTAGACTCTTTTTTTCCTTAACTTCGTACTTAACTGCATTTGGATAACCGGAGAGTTCTCTTGCGACTTCTACAGCTCTATCAAGTCCTCCTAAATAATCAACTAAACCCAGTTCCTTTGCCTTTCTTCCGCTGAAAATCCTTCCATCTGCAAAGGACTTTACCTTCTCAACTGGGAGTTTCCTTCCTTCTGCCACTGCTTCTACAAACTGCTGGTAAGAGTCGTCTATAAGCTCTTGAATAATCTTTAAGCTCTCGGGATCTGGTTTCCTAAAAGGGTTAAGGAGGTCTTTAAACCTACCACTTTTTACAGTTATAACCTTTATCCCCAGTTTATCGGCAAGTTCCTTAAGGTTGTAACTCTGGAGTATTACCCCGATACTTCCAGTTATCGTTCCTGGATTTGCTACGACTTTCGTAGCTCCAACGCTAATGTAGAGTCCTCCCGAAGCAGCTACAGACCCCATTGACGCTACAACGGGTTTATGCTCTTTAACTTCTTTTACCTTTTCGTATATTTCCTGACATGCACCTACTACTCCTCCCGGTGAATCTACCCTTAGAACAACTGCTTTTATGCTCCTATCTTTTTCCAGCCTGTCAAGAGTTTTTACTACCTTATCTGAAGAGTTTATAACCCCGTAAACCTTCACGATTGCAATTTTAGGAACTCCAAAGCCCTTTAAGGTTCCCCTAAAGATGGTTCCCACTACAGCAGATACAAATAGGGCTGATAGTAAGACGAAAATTAGGATCTTGAACTTCCTCAACCTAATCCTCCACGTTAAAGTGCTCTTTTACAAATCTATACCTGATCTCTTTCGGTATTTCCTTTAGAAGTTCCCTGTTTTCTAAGTTTCCTTCCTTGACTTTTCTTCCAAGCTCCTGAGACATCTTCCTCAGCTTCTTCAATCTTTCAGCCTTTGCAACGATTGACGCTGCAGCAACAACTGGTTCATCCTCTCCTTTCGGAATGGCAACTATTTCAACCTCTGGAAACTCTTCTTTAAGTCTTTCTCCAATGCTCTTACTGAACTTATCAATTACAACGACTTTTGCACCGTGCTTTTTAAGGAGCTCCTTTAAGATCTCTAAGTAAACCTCTTCAAGGAGTCTGTTTTGATTCCTATACTTCCTGTAGAGCCTGTTGTACTCTTCAGGCATTAGTACCTTTACCCTGCCGTGACAGGTGTTTTTTATCTCCTCAGAGAGTTTCGGTATTCTCCTTTCGTCTAACCTCTTTGAATCCTTTACTCCCAACTTTAGGAGTTGGCGGTACTTATTCCTATCTGCCCAAACGCAGGCAACTACTAAAGGTCCAAAGAACTCTCCCTTTCCTGCCTCGTCACAACCTACTATCGGAAACTCTCTGCCTCTCAGTACCTCTTCCGATAGAGCTTTAACAACCTCACTTTCTACCTTTTCCCTTTCTTTACCGCTGAAAGTTATAGAGCCTGTATGGTAGACTTGGACTATTCCTCCACCAAATCTAAATCTGGCTGCTACTCCCTTTGGAGGTTCTTCCTCTTTTCCTCCAATTTCCCTCAACTTCTCAATGACCCTTTTAACTTCTTCTTTTCTAACCTTCACTTTATCCTTACCTCAGCTCCGATTCCTGCTTCTGCTCCGTAGTAGGAGTTATACCTAAATTCTAGATAGTATTTGTCGTCTAGACGGAAGTCTATACTTCCTCCGTATTCCGGGTTCTGTCCGGTCGTTTCATAACCTACTAGCCTGATTCTCTCTGAGAGTCTTTTTACTACTGTTAGTTTCGCAACAGTTTCCCCGTACTTGGTTATGTAAGGCTCGATAGAGAAGTTCTCAAGGCCAAGTGCTTCTTGAAACTTGCTCTCAATAGGTTTAAAGAATGAAGATGCAGCGTAGTATGCAATCTGGACTGCAGGGAATAATTCAGAGCTTGCCTCCACCTGTTCGGG includes:
- the sppA gene encoding signal peptide peptidase SppA, producing MRKFKILIFVLLSALFVSAVVGTIFRGTLKGFGVPKIAIVKVYGVINSSDKVVKTLDRLEKDRSIKAVVLRVDSPGGVVGACQEIYEKVKEVKEHKPVVASMGSVAASGGLYISVGATKVVANPGTITGSIGVILQSYNLKELADKLGIKVITVKSGRFKDLLNPFRKPDPESLKIIQELIDDSYQQFVEAVAEGRKLPVEKVKSFADGRIFSGRKAKELGLVDYLGGLDRAVEVARELSGYPNAVKYEVKEKKSLIERVVGKESSSVKNIFKALRGEVEEVKLMYLLN
- the mobB gene encoding molybdopterin-guanine dinucleotide biosynthesis protein B translates to MVPVITFVGYHNSGKTTFATKVVEILTRKGYRVAVLKSTKHKGLIKDREGSDTYKYKRAGTEAVGLVEPERAILFMDLEDRDPLYLSFLLFSNYDVVICEGFKRSKVPKIEVVRKEFKDKALYRELEGVIGVVSDFPVEGKGLKRFSIERPEEVAQFIEEKFIKRKERVLLLVNGKKIPLKKFVQDSLRGVIEGYIKTLKGIESPLERVEIRFEVDKEKSI
- the purD gene encoding phosphoribosylamine--glycine ligase; protein product: MKVLVVGSGGREHALAWKLAQSGKVSKVYGAPGNPGIAQIGQCIDIPVTEIKALADFAEKEGIDLTVVGPEAPLVAGIVDEFESRGLKIFGPSKQAARLEGSKAFAKEMMKKYGVPTADFKVFSNPEEAKRYVEEKGAPIVVKADGLAAGKGVVVAKSVEEAIKAIEKIMVEKVFGSAGDKVVIEDCLFGEEASYLVITDGKRFIPLATAQDHKAVFDGDKGPNTGGMGAYSPAPVLSEELEREVQERVIKPILKGMRKEGHPFKGVLYAGLMVTDEGVKVLEFNVRFGDPEAQAILRRLDSDLFEVCMSVSEGKLVDELKWKPETSICVVLASKGYPGKYEKGKVITGIEEAEKIPTVVVFHAGTKIENGKLVTNGGRVLNVTALGKDIFEARERVYRAVEKIHFEGMHYRKDIGLKAIKRLKGE
- a CDS encoding tetratricopeptide repeat protein, with translation MFLRVFVLLLLIFSSIAYSMDYEEIKSSYSRSYFYEKSGDYEDAIKALMPVYKSFPNGYTVNLRLGWLYYLAKKYANSEFHYKKALQVIPSSVEAMLGLTLPYMAQGKWSDTEALCYRILRIDYYNYYGNLRLSYVLRMEGKHSIAEAVDRKMLSLYPADVNFLLELALSLYHQGKIAYAKSLFQDVLILEPENLLAKDYLKKLNEKLKTGKVEEKE
- a CDS encoding lytic transglycosylase domain-containing protein, with the translated sequence MKRLSLCIFLTSLMINTLTSVKSFGWIKVYERNGVIYITGIGEKTFKRPKNVNRILEKVKLYAKRYGIPEKLFIELVRAESNFNPKAVSPKGALGLCQLMPATARRFRVKNPFDPDENLRAGAEYLRELYNKYRDWKLALAAYNAGESAVEKYGRRVPPYKETKAYVRKILSRYEDLKNPRRQGNCRIVVKQRGDTIVISNILEE
- the rnhC gene encoding ribonuclease HIII, which gives rise to MKVRKEEVKRVIEKLREIGGKEEEPPKGVAARFRFGGGIVQVYHTGSITFSGKEREKVESEVVKALSEEVLRGREFPIVGCDEAGKGEFFGPLVVACVWADRNKYRQLLKLGVKDSKRLDERRIPKLSEEIKNTCHGRVKVLMPEEYNRLYRKYRNQNRLLEEVYLEILKELLKKHGAKVVVIDKFSKSIGERLKEEFPEVEIVAIPKGEDEPVVAAASIVAKAERLKKLRKMSQELGRKVKEGNLENRELLKEIPKEIRYRFVKEHFNVED